The following are encoded together in the Gilvimarinus sp. DA14 genome:
- a CDS encoding rhamnogalacturonan acetylesterase: MNLNKIKTTAIFLLVSVTFSAWAENTSQITHIYIASDSTAADHTLNDDYWENRHPVTGWAQKLEPLVNGENLKALAPLIDAEKVQVINRARGGRSTRTFFEEGRWRRVYRDLNPGDLVLIQFGHNDAAVEKTERYVTPEGYREYLRLFIAQTRERGAYPILMTPVARNYPWEDGKLINNHGEYTIAVKEIALETGTPWIDLLARSKAFFTDKGKDYTSANYFMNLPAGEFPAYPDGQDDNTHFQPEGAEEVAKLVYRGLVDIAQTH; this comes from the coding sequence ATGAACTTAAATAAAATAAAAACCACAGCCATTTTTTTATTGGTCTCGGTAACTTTTAGCGCTTGGGCCGAGAACACAAGTCAGATTACCCACATCTACATCGCATCGGACTCTACCGCAGCGGATCACACACTAAATGATGACTATTGGGAAAATAGACACCCGGTTACCGGCTGGGCGCAAAAACTTGAGCCGCTGGTAAACGGTGAAAATCTAAAAGCATTAGCACCGTTAATCGATGCCGAAAAGGTCCAGGTTATCAACCGCGCTCGCGGTGGCCGAAGCACTCGCACGTTTTTTGAAGAGGGCCGCTGGCGTCGAGTTTATCGCGACTTGAACCCAGGCGACCTTGTGTTGATTCAATTCGGTCACAACGACGCGGCAGTGGAAAAAACCGAGCGCTACGTCACCCCAGAGGGCTACCGCGAATATCTGCGCCTGTTTATTGCCCAAACCCGCGAGCGTGGCGCCTACCCTATTTTGATGACACCAGTCGCCCGCAACTACCCCTGGGAAGATGGAAAACTGATAAATAACCACGGGGAATATACCATCGCGGTAAAAGAGATCGCCCTGGAAACCGGCACACCCTGGATAGATCTTCTAGCGCGCTCCAAAGCCTTTTTTACCGATAAAGGTAAAGACTACACCAGTGCAAACTATTTTATGAACCTCCCGGCCGGAGAATTTCCCGCCTACCCGGACGGTCAAGACGACAACACTCATTTCCAACCCGAGGGCGCGGAAGAGGTCGCCAAGCTGGTTTATCGGGGCCTGGTCGACATAGCCCAAACCCATTAA
- a CDS encoding gluconate 5-dehydrogenase: MSTELFNLAGKVALVTGATHGLGMAMAMGLGKAGATVVINGHSSQEKVDAALKEYRDAGITAHGYLFNVTDENQVADAVAKIESEVGPIDILVNNAGIIRRTPMLEMELAEWENVIKTDLTGVFVMTKPVVASMIKRGGGKVINICSMMSELGRSSVGAYAAAKGGLKMLTRNMATEWAKHNVQVNGIGPGYFATSQTAPIRVEGNPMNEFIISRTPAGRWGDPEDLQGATVFLSSRASDFVTGQIVYVDGGILATIGRPANES, from the coding sequence ATGTCTACCGAATTATTTAACCTTGCAGGCAAAGTAGCGCTGGTTACCGGCGCCACTCACGGCCTGGGCATGGCTATGGCCATGGGCCTCGGCAAAGCCGGCGCCACCGTGGTAATTAACGGCCACTCTTCGCAGGAGAAAGTGGACGCCGCACTCAAAGAGTACCGCGACGCCGGCATTACCGCTCACGGCTATCTGTTTAACGTGACCGACGAGAACCAGGTCGCCGACGCAGTCGCCAAAATCGAAAGCGAAGTCGGCCCCATTGATATCCTGGTGAACAACGCCGGCATTATCCGTCGCACCCCCATGTTGGAAATGGAGCTGGCCGAGTGGGAGAACGTGATTAAAACCGACCTTACCGGCGTGTTTGTGATGACCAAACCCGTAGTCGCCAGCATGATCAAACGCGGCGGCGGTAAGGTCATTAACATCTGTTCAATGATGAGCGAGCTGGGCCGCAGCTCGGTCGGCGCCTACGCCGCCGCGAAGGGTGGCCTTAAAATGCTGACCCGCAATATGGCCACCGAATGGGCGAAACACAATGTTCAGGTGAACGGCATTGGCCCCGGCTATTTTGCCACCAGCCAAACCGCGCCCATCCGCGTGGAAGGCAACCCCATGAATGAGTTTATTATCAGCCGCACCCCGGCCGGGCGCTGGGGCGACCCGGAGGACCTGCAGGGCGCCACGGTGTTTTTATCGTCCAGGGCATCGGACTTTGTCACGGGGCAGATAGTCTATGTCGATGGTGGCATACTGGCCACCATCGGCCGCCCAGCTAACGAAAGTTAG
- the kduI gene encoding 5-dehydro-4-deoxy-D-glucuronate isomerase, whose protein sequence is MKIIEERFAVHKDDYKHYDTDKLRKHFLIEKIFAADEVLFTYTHYERIMVGGVMPVNATVPLEPVYQQKADHFLERRELGAINVGGKGAITVDGERFELNTKEALYIGRGAKEVIFSSDNPDQPAKFYMNSAPAHHAYPHKKVGMSDAKVLELGSSETCNERRINQLLINGVVDTCQLQMGMTELQPGSIWNTMPVHTHSRRMEAYFYFNIPEEQAVCHFMGPAEETRHIWVGNEQAIVSPPWSMHSGVGTANYTFIWGMAGENLDYTDMDFHKPHTLK, encoded by the coding sequence ATGAAAATCATTGAAGAGCGTTTTGCTGTTCATAAAGACGACTACAAGCACTATGACACCGACAAGCTGCGCAAGCATTTTCTGATTGAGAAAATTTTTGCCGCCGACGAAGTGCTGTTTACCTACACCCACTATGAAAGAATTATGGTGGGTGGAGTCATGCCGGTAAATGCCACCGTGCCACTTGAGCCCGTCTATCAGCAAAAAGCCGATCACTTTCTCGAGCGCCGCGAGCTGGGTGCCATTAACGTGGGCGGCAAGGGTGCGATCACGGTCGATGGTGAGCGCTTTGAGCTAAACACCAAAGAGGCACTGTACATCGGCCGCGGCGCTAAAGAAGTGATTTTTTCCAGCGACAACCCGGACCAACCCGCCAAGTTCTATATGAACTCGGCGCCGGCGCACCACGCCTATCCGCACAAAAAAGTCGGCATGTCTGATGCCAAGGTACTGGAGCTGGGCTCTAGCGAAACGTGTAACGAGCGCCGCATTAACCAGCTGTTGATCAACGGGGTCGTCGACACCTGCCAACTGCAGATGGGCATGACCGAATTGCAGCCCGGTAGCATCTGGAACACCATGCCGGTACACACCCACAGCCGCCGTATGGAAGCCTACTTCTACTTCAACATTCCCGAAGAGCAGGCCGTGTGTCACTTTATGGGCCCCGCCGAGGAGACTCGTCATATCTGGGTGGGTAACGAGCAGGCTATTGTCTCGCCACCCTGGTCCATGCACTCGGGCGTGGGCACCGCCAACTACACCTTTATTTGGGGTATGGCCGGTGAAAACCTCGACTACACCGACATGGACTTTCACAAGCCTCATACTCTGAAGTAA